Proteins from a genomic interval of Verrucomicrobiota bacterium:
- the pilM gene encoding pilus assembly protein PilM, giving the protein MSSSQITILNCGASQFAFGVFSLDGNAPTLERMVTRDLSYDFSEEDQWLSATLGALREATSEDKISGEVQVILPGFLLLTKTLRIAHVEGGKQAQMIAYEAQQSIPYQLSDLNWSFQVLSDDGIETEVLFIGIRSEICQRFCDEISKLGFQTVSVNASTILDYNAFQLAYPDESENALVINIGARASNLTFVQESGFFVRNINLGGNALTQGLADGLGKSFAEAEKIKVNYFVSEHTDHSSTEIIDSASMTFMRKLSQEVTRSIVNFRQQKKGGAPKKIYLTGRSALIPGLTEFLTESQRVEVAFFQPGHQIELGAEANLAADSMEIFQASELIGEAAKEKVENGVGVDLLPEELRKEISFKKKRPWIVAAAALLAVSPLPFIVQAKQEYAVYNDAAERVRSQLPARQGELAKIEALIEEIDAAKVEVDRFDDLVNSKSNWILFFSELQSALFDIGDVWLDELVVNRTGSGNNIQFELTVDGRLLVRDPDSDRVVGMAEIDETLLSERIRTLSDVFLASPFISERLSLRIDFQSIQEGQPLLPFEFTFAIEPQRAL; this is encoded by the coding sequence ATGAGTTCTTCCCAAATTACCATCCTTAACTGCGGGGCAAGCCAGTTCGCGTTCGGCGTTTTTTCCTTAGATGGAAACGCCCCCACGTTGGAGCGAATGGTCACCCGGGATTTGTCTTATGACTTTTCTGAAGAAGATCAGTGGCTGAGTGCCACCCTCGGTGCACTGCGGGAAGCAACCAGTGAAGACAAGATTTCTGGAGAAGTTCAGGTTATTCTTCCTGGGTTTCTGCTCCTCACAAAGACGTTGCGGATTGCGCATGTAGAGGGAGGAAAGCAGGCACAGATGATTGCCTACGAAGCGCAGCAGAGCATTCCCTACCAATTGTCCGACCTCAACTGGAGTTTCCAGGTTCTTTCTGACGATGGGATTGAGACTGAGGTTCTATTCATTGGGATCCGGTCAGAGATCTGCCAGCGATTCTGCGACGAGATTTCCAAACTGGGATTTCAGACAGTATCGGTAAACGCGTCTACCATTCTAGACTACAACGCGTTTCAGCTGGCCTATCCTGACGAATCGGAAAATGCACTGGTGATCAACATTGGTGCCCGCGCCTCCAATTTAACGTTCGTTCAAGAGTCAGGTTTCTTCGTAAGAAATATCAATCTCGGAGGAAACGCTCTGACTCAGGGCCTTGCAGACGGATTGGGTAAGAGCTTCGCTGAGGCTGAGAAAATAAAGGTCAACTACTTCGTCTCCGAGCACACGGACCATTCGTCGACCGAGATCATTGACTCAGCTTCGATGACTTTTATGCGGAAGTTGTCCCAAGAGGTGACGCGTTCTATCGTAAACTTCCGGCAACAAAAGAAGGGTGGTGCACCTAAGAAGATCTATCTTACGGGCCGGTCAGCTCTGATTCCGGGACTGACAGAGTTCCTTACAGAATCACAGCGGGTTGAGGTCGCGTTTTTCCAGCCCGGACATCAGATCGAGCTTGGTGCAGAGGCGAATCTGGCCGCAGATTCGATGGAGATTTTCCAAGCGTCAGAGCTCATCGGAGAGGCTGCTAAGGAAAAGGTTGAGAATGGCGTGGGAGTCGATCTCCTCCCCGAGGAGCTCCGGAAGGAGATTAGCTTCAAGAAAAAGCGCCCGTGGATCGTTGCAGCTGCAGCTCTACTGGCAGTATCCCCCCTGCCGTTTATTGTGCAGGCGAAACAGGAGTATGCGGTTTACAACGATGCTGCAGAACGGGTTCGGAGTCAGTTGCCCGCGCGGCAGGGAGAGTTGGCTAAGATCGAAGCTTTGATCGAAGAGATCGACGCTGCTAAGGTAGAGGTGGATCGATTCGATGATTTGGTAAACTCTAAATCGAACTGGATCCTGTTCTTTTCCGAGCTGCAATCGGCTCTTTTTGACATCGGTGACGTGTGGCTGGACGAGCTTGTCGTCAACCGAACCGGGAGTGGAAACAACATTCAGTTCGAGTTGACCGTTGACGGTCGACTGCTTGTTCGCGATCCGGACTCTGATCGCGTGGTCGGAATGGCCGAGATTGATGAGACTCTTCTTTCCGAACGGATACGAACGCTCTCCGACGTGTTCCTGGCGTCTCCTTTTATCTCTGAACGTTTATCCCTCCGGATCGATTTCCAATCAATTCAGGAAGGACAGCCGCTGCTTCCATTCGAGTTTACCTTTGCGATTGAGCCCCAACGGGCCTTGTAG
- a CDS encoding cytochrome C gives MKREFNMPIYEFYCPKNNTVYSFLSQRSISGEEIPRCPADSRFKMERLVSGFSVTGRHAEKEAGDGLGDMDDSRMEAAMAELESEMSGMDEENPDPRQMGRLMRRMSELTGESLDGQMEEMVRKMEEGQDMEALEEEFGDAMDDEEVGAEEGGDEPSGNDALRKLMRNYRDRGPRKDPVLYDWRDYT, from the coding sequence ATGAAGAGAGAATTCAACATGCCCATCTACGAGTTCTATTGTCCAAAAAACAACACCGTTTACAGTTTCCTGAGTCAGCGATCTATTTCCGGTGAAGAAATCCCGCGTTGTCCTGCGGATTCCCGTTTCAAGATGGAGCGACTGGTCTCGGGTTTTTCGGTGACGGGTCGCCACGCTGAGAAGGAGGCCGGCGATGGTCTCGGGGATATGGACGACTCGCGCATGGAAGCGGCGATGGCGGAGCTGGAGTCCGAGATGTCGGGTATGGATGAGGAAAATCCCGATCCACGGCAGATGGGGCGGCTGATGAGGAGGATGTCCGAGCTTACAGGAGAGTCTCTGGATGGGCAGATGGAAGAGATGGTCCGCAAAATGGAAGAGGGTCAGGACATGGAGGCTCTGGAGGAAGAGTTTGGCGATGCGATGGATGATGAAGAGGTCGGCGCTGAAGAAGGCGGCGACGAGCCGAGTGGGAATGATGCCTTGCGCAAGCTTATGAGAAATTACCGTGACCGTGGTCCCCGCAAAGATCCAGTTTTATACGACTGGCGGGACTACACTTGA
- the secD gene encoding protein translocase subunit SecD, which yields MSGGILWKAALSVAIVAWAFLNLVPLEDRDFDSFVIERANQEEFLGLVDRAREGVSENVYPSVYIGLREIANGEGIDLAQYFPDLQLVDIRNQERRNEVLLRELLNQSKSNLRLGLDLEGGVSFTLRLDDSAVEDVGRFQREEQLKQVVEVMERRANALGLTEPSIRPVSDDSVQIQLPGVSLVEDPEGIEVFKAPARLEFRLVNRSVFPGEGTPTPLNYEPLFMERENDDGELEEVGYFVKRVAEATGAIVSRAGAMPNETGGFEVFMDFTSDGSDRFASATEKIVEANLQEGGVGQLAIVLDGELKSAPTVREVIRGGARISGRFSQREAIELANILNNPLEYELTVDEMSEVGPSLAEDSRAKSVLAAQIGAGLVIAFMIFWYGLGGIVAVLSIGANVLIVLGVLASLGATLTLPGVAALVLTVGMAVDANILIFERVREELRLGKSPKNALIGGYDKAFSTIVDANVTTLITAAILIWLGTGPVKGFGVTLAIGICASVFCALVVSRFLLETLVFKAGVKKILGWGLPGPFSVDFLRFRKPAFLISWIIVGCGVFAIWSHWDRLFGIDFVGGDEITVAFEERLPVTGIEGVASDGGFGEVSSVYQVSLADGSETLAIQTEVGKGMEFYEALETAFPDSGLSFEGQTSIGAAVSEQIQRNAIISVVVALVGILLYIALRFEVGYGVGAVVATIHDVLMTIGIFVLADGQFTAPMIAAILMIVGYSINDTIVVFDRIREELDLNPTHTLKRVVNLAINLTLGRSILTSVTTFMAALALYIAGAGIIVDFAFVFLIGIVTGTFSSIYIASPIFFWWHKGDRKHVEDRELTPKYDWQTGASEKT from the coding sequence ATGTCCGGGGGAATTCTCTGGAAGGCAGCTCTTTCGGTTGCCATCGTTGCATGGGCTTTCCTCAACCTTGTCCCTCTCGAGGACAGGGATTTTGACTCGTTTGTCATTGAAAGGGCGAACCAGGAAGAGTTTTTGGGTTTGGTTGATCGGGCTCGGGAAGGGGTATCCGAAAACGTCTACCCTTCAGTCTACATTGGCCTGCGGGAGATCGCGAATGGTGAGGGAATCGATTTGGCTCAGTATTTTCCGGATCTACAGTTGGTCGATATTCGCAATCAGGAAAGACGGAATGAGGTCCTGCTGAGGGAGCTTTTGAACCAATCCAAGAGCAATTTAAGGCTGGGCCTGGATCTCGAGGGCGGGGTTTCTTTTACCCTCAGACTCGATGACTCTGCAGTCGAAGACGTCGGGCGATTTCAGCGCGAAGAGCAGCTAAAGCAGGTTGTCGAGGTGATGGAGAGGCGCGCAAACGCGCTTGGGTTAACGGAACCGTCCATCCGGCCGGTTTCCGATGATAGCGTTCAGATTCAACTTCCGGGAGTCTCGCTAGTCGAGGATCCGGAAGGTATCGAAGTTTTCAAAGCGCCAGCACGCCTCGAGTTTAGACTTGTCAACCGAAGCGTATTCCCAGGGGAGGGAACGCCAACCCCGCTCAACTATGAGCCGCTCTTTATGGAGCGGGAGAATGACGACGGTGAGCTAGAAGAGGTAGGCTACTTTGTGAAACGAGTCGCTGAGGCTACTGGGGCGATCGTTTCACGGGCCGGTGCCATGCCGAACGAGACCGGCGGGTTTGAGGTCTTTATGGACTTTACTTCGGATGGTAGCGACCGATTCGCTTCGGCGACGGAGAAGATTGTTGAAGCCAATCTGCAGGAGGGGGGAGTTGGCCAGTTGGCGATCGTTCTTGATGGAGAACTGAAGAGTGCCCCAACGGTGCGGGAGGTGATCCGGGGAGGTGCGCGCATTTCGGGCCGGTTTTCCCAAAGGGAGGCGATCGAATTGGCGAACATCCTGAACAACCCTCTCGAGTACGAGCTGACCGTCGATGAGATGAGCGAGGTTGGGCCTTCTCTAGCTGAGGATTCAAGGGCGAAGAGTGTTCTGGCCGCACAGATTGGGGCCGGTCTTGTGATCGCTTTCATGATTTTCTGGTATGGACTGGGCGGTATCGTTGCAGTGCTTTCTATTGGCGCGAATGTGCTTATTGTGTTGGGTGTTCTTGCGAGTCTGGGAGCTACCCTGACGCTTCCGGGGGTTGCCGCTTTAGTACTCACGGTCGGCATGGCAGTCGACGCGAACATTTTGATTTTTGAACGAGTTCGGGAAGAGTTGAGACTCGGGAAAAGTCCGAAAAACGCGTTGATCGGAGGTTATGACAAAGCGTTTTCGACCATTGTAGATGCAAACGTAACGACTTTGATCACCGCTGCGATTCTCATTTGGTTGGGAACGGGTCCCGTGAAAGGTTTCGGGGTCACGCTGGCGATCGGCATTTGTGCCTCTGTATTTTGTGCTTTAGTGGTCAGCCGTTTTCTTCTGGAGACTCTCGTTTTCAAGGCAGGTGTGAAGAAGATTCTCGGATGGGGGTTGCCGGGGCCATTTTCGGTGGACTTCCTGCGCTTTCGTAAGCCTGCGTTCCTCATCTCATGGATCATCGTCGGTTGCGGTGTGTTCGCCATTTGGTCTCACTGGGATCGTCTTTTCGGGATCGACTTTGTGGGCGGAGACGAGATTACGGTGGCTTTTGAAGAACGCCTTCCAGTCACGGGAATTGAGGGGGTGGCATCCGATGGTGGATTTGGTGAAGTTTCGTCGGTCTATCAAGTGAGCTTGGCTGACGGATCTGAGACCCTTGCAATACAGACGGAGGTCGGCAAAGGAATGGAGTTTTACGAAGCACTTGAGACCGCTTTTCCGGATTCAGGACTCTCATTCGAAGGACAGACGAGCATCGGTGCTGCAGTGAGTGAGCAGATCCAGAGGAATGCGATTATCTCGGTCGTGGTGGCTTTGGTTGGGATCTTGCTCTACATCGCGTTGCGCTTTGAGGTGGGCTACGGAGTCGGTGCGGTAGTCGCGACGATTCACGACGTGCTGATGACGATAGGAATTTTCGTCCTTGCAGATGGTCAATTCACCGCACCGATGATTGCTGCCATCCTCATGATCGTGGGATATTCCATCAACGATACGATTGTAGTGTTTGATAGAATCCGCGAAGAGTTGGACCTGAATCCGACCCACACCTTGAAGCGGGTGGTCAATCTTGCGATCAACCTCACTCTCGGCCGCTCGATTCTTACAAGTGTGACTACCTTTATGGCAGCTCTTGCGCTCTACATCGCCGGAGCAGGGATCATCGTTGACTTTGCATTCGTTTTCCTGATCGGAATCGTGACCGGAACCTTTTCGTCAATCTACATCGCAAGCCCGATCTTCTTCTGGTGGCACAAAGGCGACCGGAAACATGTGGAAGACCGAGAACTAACGCCTAAGTACGACTGGCAGACTGGAGCTTCGGAGAAAACGTAG
- a CDS encoding transglutaminase family protein: protein MDRIRIFHLTEYHFNESVQLSEHTLLLRPREGHDIRIESSQLRVTPNHTVKWYRDIYGNSTGVLSELEPTDCLRIESEVVIEHYATQPLDFVVDDRAVTFPFAFEPEERLDLLAYRTHTWPNDSKHLKPWVSQFWIPGQAIETYVLLDQMAKEIVAAFSYEMREEPGVQSPATTLTRGSGSCRDFAALFIEACRYLGLAARFVSGYLYNPGAEQHGATHAWSEIYLPGAGWIGFDNTSGLVTGSAHIATAVHRHPESVPPVSGGFTGTSYASPTLSVEVNVAKV, encoded by the coding sequence ATGGACAGAATCCGAATCTTCCACCTAACCGAGTACCATTTCAACGAATCGGTCCAGCTTTCCGAACACACCCTGCTTCTTCGTCCCCGTGAGGGTCATGATATTCGGATCGAGTCCTCTCAACTGCGGGTAACTCCGAACCACACGGTAAAGTGGTACCGCGACATCTACGGAAACTCCACTGGCGTTCTTTCCGAACTCGAGCCTACAGATTGTTTACGGATCGAAAGCGAAGTAGTCATCGAACACTACGCGACCCAACCGCTGGATTTTGTTGTCGATGATCGAGCGGTTACCTTCCCATTTGCCTTCGAGCCAGAAGAGAGATTGGACCTGCTCGCCTACCGGACTCATACCTGGCCCAATGATAGCAAACACCTGAAGCCCTGGGTATCCCAATTTTGGATACCAGGACAAGCCATCGAGACCTATGTCCTGCTGGACCAGATGGCTAAAGAAATAGTCGCTGCCTTCTCTTACGAAATGAGAGAGGAGCCCGGAGTTCAGTCACCGGCAACCACACTCACCCGGGGATCGGGGAGCTGCCGTGACTTTGCCGCGCTATTTATTGAAGCCTGTCGCTACCTTGGTCTAGCTGCCCGCTTCGTGAGTGGCTACCTCTATAACCCCGGCGCTGAGCAGCACGGCGCTACTCACGCATGGTCCGAAATATACCTTCCCGGAGCCGGCTGGATCGGGTTTGACAACACCAGCGGTCTTGTTACGGGATCAGCGCACATCGCCACTGCAGTTCACCGGCACCCCGAATCCGTTCCTCCTGTATCCGGTGGATTCACCGGGACTTCTTACGCCAGTCCAACTCTCTCCGTCGAAGTCAATGTAGCGAAAGTGTAA
- a CDS encoding endonuclease/exonuclease/phosphatase family protein, producing MSERKLITFNIAHGRGLSLYQGFHSPTGILRQLERITRLLSRFHPDIVCLQEVDEASYWNGNINLLQEIQNKESLPYSYLGVHNRREGSKQLAYGNAILSRYPIREAKTVPFGKQKLGEKGFVFARIEFPEGLVSVLNLHLDFRSRVKRLEQVEQVIRFLHKELDSPGDPLIHRPIICGDFNSRAAMRRDAVAQLFGYMKSHHEYELYPKKARSFPAHSPVKCIDFIFLPQPMECNACQTVRSYVSDHRPVFMKFEIPEPGLTQEQ from the coding sequence ATGTCCGAACGCAAACTGATCACTTTCAACATCGCCCACGGGCGTGGTCTTTCTCTCTATCAGGGATTTCATTCGCCAACGGGTATACTTAGACAATTAGAGAGAATCACCCGCCTCCTCTCCCGCTTCCATCCTGATATTGTCTGCCTGCAAGAGGTCGACGAGGCGTCGTATTGGAACGGAAACATCAATCTTCTTCAAGAGATACAGAACAAGGAATCCCTTCCTTACTCTTACCTCGGTGTCCACAATCGCCGTGAAGGCTCGAAGCAACTGGCCTATGGCAACGCAATCTTGTCACGGTATCCTATTCGAGAGGCAAAGACGGTGCCATTTGGAAAACAAAAGCTTGGCGAGAAAGGTTTTGTCTTTGCGAGAATAGAGTTTCCAGAGGGTCTAGTCTCTGTCCTCAACCTGCATTTGGATTTCCGGTCCCGTGTGAAACGATTGGAACAGGTGGAGCAGGTGATCCGGTTCTTGCACAAAGAGCTCGATTCCCCAGGAGATCCGCTCATCCATCGCCCAATCATCTGCGGTGATTTTAATTCCAGAGCAGCCATGAGACGCGACGCGGTTGCTCAGCTTTTTGGCTACATGAAGAGCCACCATGAGTATGAGCTCTACCCCAAGAAAGCCCGCTCCTTTCCTGCTCACAGTCCCGTGAAGTGCATTGACTTCATTTTTCTTCCTCAGCCAATGGAGTGCAACGCCTGCCAAACGGTGCGCAGCTACGTCAGCGACCACCGTCCGGTCTTCATGAAATTTGAAATACCCGAACCAGGACTGACCCAAGAGCAATAA